The genomic window TGAGCCGCTCCTGTTGGCGGGTAGACTCAGCGCTCCATCCCACCATTGTGGGGGCAAAGATGAGAAATGAAGCTCCATTTTTCTTAGGATCGGCTTAAGAACTCAGCGAGTGGAGAATGGGAAAAAGGAGAGAGGGCATTGACCTTTCCCCTCTCCCGGCGCGGAACTGGCCTCAAGAAAAATCTTGAGCCAACCCTCGTTCCCTTAACTCAGTCCTGCTCACTCAAACGGCTTTCGATGGCGCGGGCGTGGGCTTCCAAGCCTTCGGCGCGGGCCAGCACGGTGGCGGCGGGGCCGATTTGCGCCAGTTCGACGGCGTTGACGCCCACCACGCTAATAATCGTTTGAAAATCGCGGACGTTGACCGGACTCATGAAGCGGGCGGTGCCGCCAGTCGGCATGACGTGGCTGGGGCCAGCCACATAATCGCCCAGCGCTTCCATGCTGGCCTCGCCCACAAAGACGCCGCCCGCACGCCGCACCCCGCCGAGCAAACTCCACGGATCGCGGGTCAGCAGGCAGAGGTGTTCGGGCGCGTAGAGGTTGGAGAGTTCCAGCGCTTCAGTGAGGTCACTCGCCAGCACGATTTTCATGCGGCCCTGAATGCTGTCACGCGCCCAACTTCTATTGGGTTCCGGTAAGGCTTCGAGCTGCCCGCCGATTTCGGCTTGCACCTGGGTCAGCAGTTCGCGGCTGGTACTCACCAGTACCGGCTCAGCGCCCAGGTGCTCGGCTTGGGCCAGCAGATCGGCGGCCACGTAGCGCGGCGAAGCGGTGTCGTCGGCGATCACCAGCGTTTCGGTGGGGCCAGCCAGACTTTCGATGCCGACTTGCCCGAACACCAGTTTCTTGGCGATCACCACGAACAAATTGCCGGGGCCGGCCACTTTGTCCACCCTCGGAATACTCTGGGTACCGTAGGCCAGCGCAGCAATCGCCTGCGCTCCGCCGACCCGGAACAGCTGCGAGATGCCGAGTTCACGCGCCGCCACCACGATGGCCGGGTGAATCTGGCCCTCGCGGTTAGGCGGGGTGGTCACGATAATCTCGGGCACGCCTGCGACCAGCGCGGGCACGGCGGTGTGAATCAGGGTGC from Deinococcus detaillensis includes these protein-coding regions:
- the hisD gene encoding histidinol dehydrogenase, with the protein product MQILQGDAARHALSRNFSEIPVPESVLARNEQLYGERLTPEQVVERILADVKVRGDEALLDWTQKVDGFRPTLKVSAEDIAAAEIDPELHAAIRLAIRRVTDFYQKQPAHGWIDHGPGGALGQLVRPLSRVGVYVPGGLAPLISTLIHTAVPALVAGVPEIIVTTPPNREGQIHPAIVVAARELGISQLFRVGGAQAIAALAYGTQSIPRVDKVAGPGNLFVVIAKKLVFGQVGIESLAGPTETLVIADDTASPRYVAADLLAQAEHLGAEPVLVSTSRELLTQVQAEIGGQLEALPEPNRSWARDSIQGRMKIVLASDLTEALELSNLYAPEHLCLLTRDPWSLLGGVRRAGGVFVGEASMEALGDYVAGPSHVMPTGGTARFMSPVNVRDFQTIISVVGVNAVELAQIGPAATVLARAEGLEAHARAIESRLSEQD